The Liolophura sinensis isolate JHLJ2023 chromosome 6, CUHK_Ljap_v2, whole genome shotgun sequence genomic sequence catctgcaaattCCTGGCAGTACTGAGGagtttgaagaaaatgttaaacatctcagtccactttcacaaatctCCTTGGTCATTATTCTCATCATTTTTGAGGGGTGTCCAGGTTAAAGCGCCATAAAATCAAagtgatttacaaagttttgaaaGTCTGACCAGGTGGATAATTTTCAATACTGCATCTGCCCATCTATATTAAAATGCAAAGATTAGCCCTCGGTTTCTAAACTCAAAATACCCGTATTGTAGCCAGAAATAGTGGTAAAGCTTAGGATCCTGACAAACCCAAATATCACATTTCATACAGCAATGGACACCTTAAAAACCTTACAAACTTAACTCTCGTCTACAATCAAGATACAGTAAATTACATACTTACTCATtggcaaaatgcaaaaatgaCTCTCTCctagtttaattttttatgcAGAACCCACGAGCCAGATTTTGAAGTTGGCAAACATGAAATCACAGGGTTCACGAAGACATAAGTCAATGTTGGTTTGATTGAGTAGTTGTAATGTATAATTCTTTCTCTTACCATCTGTGCTCAAAGCTAGGTAGAGAAGTAAGAACACTGGAAAGGCTCCCAAAACCAACAGGGCAGTCAATGCCTTCCTCTTCATACGAATCATTCttctggggaaaaaaaaaagccaaagagatatatttataaatactatgtatacatacatcaggcaaaatgttttcaaacatatatTCTGTGTTTCTAACAGATTCCTACTAAATGTAACAAGTTGAATTTAGAAATTTTTGCAAATATATTCATCTTAATGTAACACTTATAGCACACCATATAACCATAACAGATTACAGTCTAAACAACTCAAGTATTATCTTATCTTCTGCACCAGCTTGTTACTGGGGGATTGATAATACCCAGTGTTTGTGGAAGTCATCAATATGCACACTATCACACTTACACAATACAGACAGGTCCAAAAGTACCACTAGACTGATGACATCTTCACTACAGGGTAACAGAAATCACCTCACTTGGACCACTCCACACAACACTTACCATTCAGGCAAGCAATACATAAGTCTGGAAAATAATACATCAGAAGCAATTTATATACTTAGTAGAGGATAAGGCAACTAACATGAGATATATCTGGTGCTCAGACATTGGTTAGGGGCCATCCATTGCcacacaaaattttgccaaacctaacgtcagagcaatcttgaACTTGCCTTCGGCCTGAATATTGATTGCTTCCGATGAATTCGGTCTTGTTCAAtgaatactgtatttctccTAAAGTCTGGcatgtgaaaatgcacttttagcTGGACATAAAAccataaaatgacacttttgatgtcaacaccttttttctgtttttcagatgagaaattaatcaaacttcacaagaatCAAGAAGGTGAAactataaggtgaatgaatcagtcagaatcaagcaaaatgtgtcatttgaaaaatgataaactttgggtgaaatacagttaacatattaatgtatgtatattctgGTTATTATTAGCCACACTTGTGTCGCTTAACTGATCCAACGATGTGCTATCATACCAAGCAGCACGGAGGCACAGCCAAACCTGGGAGAAATCAGATGGGACTAAGTAGCCTGTTCTCAGTGACACGTGACTTGGGGATTCCCatgaaacgtcatcagctgTCGGGATATAAATACCTAGGTGGCTTATGTAGCAGcttatacatattcatgtaacccaacaccacacacacaaaaaaaacacactccaAGTGCCAATGGTTTTGTTGATGACTATTTGGAAGAACACAAGGAACATGATAACTTGTAGATACTGGACAAAGTGAGGGTTAGAACTGTAAGCAGTACATCTTTGTAAATCTTTGTCCCTCTGTGAGTTCCATGTGACAAATTATGCCGCATGTGACATTACAGGAGACTGCACGATTATGTCGAATAGAAACTTGTTTCCGGAGATGGAGACCCCAGCAGTGAAAACACATggatatacagtatatattgaTTGGGACCTACATAAGGAAGATGCAGAAATGCTGAAATGGGTTTGATCTCATCAgtgacatataaatatatcaggTTACCCCTTGTTATAATGTATTTCTGTCAAAATGCAAGTTTTTCAGCTTCCAACACCTGCGATTTTAACAGCGAAATGGATGAAGCTGACCTGCTAGGTACATTAGAACATTGTTAAATCTGGTGTCATCTTCATGGAGCTAGCTTATAATAGGACCCCTACAcagtatacataaaaaaatcagCCTAATGAATAAGACCTTGTATGCTAACAATCTAATTATGTAAAATCAACATATGTCATGGGTGAAACAatcttttttagttttttgttttttttgttgctttttgtttttgttatctttttttcaTGAACGCATGACATCCGGGAAAATAATGTCAGCCGCAAGATCTCAAAATAATGAGATCATTCACAACAGTCTACTGTTGTCTACTTCTAACAATCTTGGTTCTAGTACATACGTTTAATGTACAACACACTACATCTCTGAATGCACCATGGCCTGTGAAGACTTTAAGTTTGACACCGACAGAGAAACTTCACTTTTCCATCTACCGGTCACTTACAGCTTAGTCTTTCCAGATAGTCCTGCTGATGTTGTGAGCCTTTCTGGTAAAATGATCTATGAGACCTGCGTTAAGTTCTCATCTCGCTGGTGGTGGTGCTTTGTGTGGTTGTTTCTGAATACCACCAAACAATGCTTCTTGTGACACTCTCAGTCACACACGACAAGTACCGGAGGATGCAGACCTCATTCCTTACGGCCTTTGTTAACTGATTGTTAATTGGTCCACTTAATTTAGGTCAGCCAATCAAATGCCGGGTTCTCATTCCAGTCACGTGATTGTCAAAATGGCGGACGCGGTTGGTGATGCTGTGGAAAAACTGTGGCAGCGTTATAAACAACTTGTCAGTGAAAATCCAGAGACAGTCGGGCAGCTGGAGGCAGGATGCCGAGTCCTTTCATACTTTATTGCAGGTGtgtatgtttactgtgcagTCGAGCACGATGCTTGAACGTGGTACAAACGTCATAAGCAGCAAAGAAAACTTCTTCAGAACTTTAGTGGCGTATGGTTTCGCGCACTAATTTGACTAAATAAACTTTAATAACCGAATGTGGTAAGTGGGGGTGGTGTGGTTTAGGGAAGATCTGCTGATGAATAACTCTTGGCCGACCACAACATGCCATCAGGACACCAGGCATTAAGATATCTGATGTCTAAAAATCTTAAAACTGACATGCTGTACAACTCATGTGGCCTGGTGGTTgacgtgctagcgcagcacaacgacccaggggccactttcacaaaacttcgtaaatcagtttttcgtaacttttcttgtaaatgacgtCGTCTTATGGCAATATAACTCAGGCAATGTCTTTTAtgaaaagttacaagaaatatgacttacaaagttttgtgaaagtgccTCCAggacctctcacaaatgcgatcGTTGTGAGATGAAGTTCAGCTTATGttagctggcttcctctccggtctgcCAATGGAAATCTAAATTGTTCTGTTTATATGCAATTCTGTTATTGTTTAATGCAACCACTGTCCATCAGCTCATCTCTGACTGGCCTAAAAAGCCACAGCCTCCTGTTTATGTTGTTTATTCATGATTGCAAAGATGTTGGATGGTAGTTATAGTCTCTCACTGTTATAGAATAGTTGCTGACGTAATAACTGTTGCGTATGAACCATAATTGTGCATTTATTGTTGCCATTATCAGTGTAAGTCCTTGCAAAAACTGAGGCCACCATTTCAACTTAATTCATTGGTAAAAGTAGATTTTTCGTTGAGCTACTGCTAAAGATGcacatttttgttaattgaattttttcttgttgtttatgTAATCAAAGTTTTGATGAAAATAGGGAATGTTGTTAATTGCAGATTACAATCTGGTCAGAATCAACCCAGGACTGTAAGCAGTTGGGATGAAATCAGTAGCTTTCTAACCACTGTATTAATTCTCGCACAAGTCATGACCATTTGTCTTCAACAACTGGGCAATGAGAGACTGTCTAGAAATTATTCTCCCAGTGTGCTATATGTATGATTATATCAATATATTTCTTACTTCTGTGTTGATACAGGGCGTTTCCAGGACTCTGGGGTTCTCTCAGAGCTGGTGTATTCAGCCTCAAACATCTTGGTCATGCTGAATGATGCCATTTTACAGAAAGCTGCACTCCTTGTCCCAAAAATGGTAAGAGGGCCAGTAGGGTGGTAATGAAACCTCATTACCAACACCAAACCTCTAGTCTGATCATGTTTAATTAATGAATGATAATGCCACTGTAATAAGGTCATCATCCATGAAAGCACACAGGTGGGCATCTTCACAAACAAGCCGTTATTGGGAAACACTGTAATATCAAACCATCAAAGAGCTTTTTGCCTACCATTACTGAATTTAATTCTCAAAACATTGCACATACACATAGATGGTGACTTTGCTTTGCCTTCCATTGTGACTTGCACATTGTCTGTTGCTGGCTGTGTAATGTGAGAGTGTTGGAGATCAAATTATAGGATTGAGCttttctgtgtgtatatgaTTTACTTCCAGTCAGTAAGTCGCATGAAGTTGATGCGTCTGATAACAGTTGTGGAGTACTTGGAGGTGTTTGTGGAAATGGCTGCTCTCAGACTCTGGGGAAACACTGGCAGGTGGATCATTATAGCCTGCATACAGATCATCAGGTTAGTTTAACAGCTGTACTTATACATCGCAATATAGCACAATACAGACATCATCAATTTTTAAACCTGTGTGTAGACCATTATGTTAACACAACGCTTTTACATGGCAACACAGCACAATACAGACATTGTCAATGTTTAAGCCTGTGTGTAGACCATTATGTTAGCACAACACTTGTACATCTCAACACAGCACAATACAGAAATCGTCATTGTTTAAACCTGTGTGTAGACCATTATGTTAACACAACGCTCTTACATGGCAACACAGCACAATACAGATATTGTCAATGTATAAACCTGTGTGTAGACCATTATGTTAgcacaacatttgtacatagCACAACACAGACATCATCAATGTTTAAACCTGTGTGTAGACCATAATGTTAACACAACACTTGTACATCTCAACACAGCACAATACAGATATCATCAATATTAAAGTGTGAATacagatcatttatttatttgtttatttgattgttgttttacgccgtactcgagaatatttcacttatacgacagcggccagcattatggtgggtggaaaccgggcagagcccgggggaaacccacgaccatctgcaaattgctggcagaccttctcacgtacagccggaggggaagccagcatgagcttgtcttgaactcacagcgaccgcattggtgagaggcttctgggtcactactgTGTGCTATCACACTAAtccactgagccacggaggccccaatacAGATCATCAAGTTAGTTCAACAGGTGTGTTTGTACATCTCAACATAACACAACACAGATATAAATAACACACTAGAGTTTCAGTATATTAGTCATTTTGGTTTGGAATGAATAAGTGATcatggcttaatgccacttcATCAGTAATAATACACTTAAAGCCACCTCTGCCCAAGTTTAACATAATGCCTAGCTTGAGTTTATACAGTAAGAGGAGATAACTCCAGCTGTTTAATGAAGATCACACTCTCCAATATTATCACCATGTTGGAATATGTCAAAAGATACAAAGGGTGTGAACTGCTTTTAAGACAACAGTcaaaatatgcacatgtatatacatgaatttatttatatatttatttgattgatgttttatgcaatactaaagaatatttcacttacatgacgacagccagcattatggtgggaggaaaccaggacttttgaaaagtaaagataccATTGTCAGAATTATTTATACTGGTTATGTGTGCTGTAGGTGCCTGATTTGattatactgtacatttttatctAGGTGATAGGTGTAAATTGGCCATAGTACCTTACTTGTCTCTCTTACATCTTGACAGGTCAGCCATTCGTTTCTTCCTTCTTGTGGAGCACTCAGTGGgaatccagccaacaccaccgcTCAAACCGTTCAACAGAGatttactgaaaaaatattcCAAGGAGCAGAACCACCAGGTAGGTAGTGTAGTTGTGATGCATGAACAAGTGACTGTGTGGTATTTGATGTTGATTTTAGGAGTGAATGATTGAGGGTCTGGACTCCATAATGGTAATAATATACTGGAAGTATGGCCAAAATGTTAGCTctgaatgttttgtgaaaaggtGGTGGGTGTAGGGATTCTCTGACTCCTAAATGTTGCCTTAAGGGGGATGGTATGTTTAAGGTTTCCCTTCAGACAAGGCCACTTTGTGcctcatttttcttttcagtgagcattacatgtacattacacaatTGGTGTTCTGCACAAAATTAAATGTTCTGAAATGTAAGTCCTtagttactgtaaatcttcaaccttttcaacctctaaagcacttttttcaaagCATAGGCTTGCATGTAATGTCAAGTGTCCCCAGATGGACACACCTTTGAGCTGCACTATGAAAAGGTCAGCATAGAGATCAGCCAGCTAAAAGGGAGCTGCATATATAGTGATACTGTGTAAAAAATGTTgtcgttaaacctcaagcaaacAAATCCATGGATCAGTTGGTTTACTTTTATTTAGAAAATGGGGCCAGATGGAAAATCTGCCAGGAATCCAAGTGTGATATTCAAATTAAAGCGTTCTGGGAGATGTGTGAGGACTCTGTCAGCAGGTAATGGTTTCTCCTCAGGGGTAACCAATAATCTTGTACTCTATCTTAGGTTCTATAAAGGAGGGGGAACTTCATGTCAAGTAAAGTTATCATAGCTAATGTCTGATTGACCTACATATAAGTCAGTGTTATttttgctatatacatgtaacatagtaAGGTACAACGTaagaccccaagcatacatacatatatgtaacatagtAGGTACGACATAAtgccccaagcatacatacacacacataacgTAGTAGGACTCGACGTAagactccaagcatacatacatacatgtaacatggtaGGGTACAACATGAGGCCtaaggcatacatacatacatgtaacatagtaGGGTACGATGTaagaccccaagcatacatacatacatgtaacatagtaGGGTATGACGTaagaccccaagcatacatatatacatgtaacatagtaGGGTACGATGTAAGACCCCAAGCaaagatacctacatgtaacatactCCGGTAAAACGTAAGACcccacgcatacatacatacatgtaacatagtaGGACGCTCCGTaagaccccaagcatacatacatacatgtaacatagtaGGGTACGACGTAAGACCCCAAGCATACGTACACACGTAACGTAGTAGGTTAAAACGCaagaccccaagcatacatacatacatacatgtaacgtAGTAGGATAGGACATaagaccccaagcatacatacatacatgtaacatagtaggagtgagtgagtgagtgagtgaaagttttaacgtcgctttcaacaatatttcagttttatcgcgacaataaaacgtcaaatagtcgatctactacggataattcctttactattcagtcaaaaaggacaccagaagtcacataacaaacacagacggtagtttaaaattacagctttcctgccataccaatggcagagagaaagtcaaaaatagtatcactttctacagaattgaaaagttctgaaagagagctcacgtgataaaaggaatctcgtacaggagcaaagtcgccacagtcaagcaatatgtgcttgactgtgaaccggtgatcacaagcaaagcaatgaggagcatcttctccttttaacaaatacccatgcgtagcacgtgtgtgaccgatacaacacctcctcaaaatgcaagagcggagacgatgccgtgaaagggaaggcgctggaccaacaaactgacgaatatcatgcagtttgttggttgtctggccATCCCagtgagcctgaaacaagcgcttgatataggagcaaataagtgaacgcaagtccgaatatggaacgtcagtttgggtagtaacggaatgcaaagccgccttcgcggcttcgtctgcagcagtattcccagggatacccatatgcccaggcacccaacaaaagacaatgataaaatcttcattaagtcgtttaaacatctccctgatagacagaatgtctggatgtacaggcgaactagcccgaattgcctggaggcaggaaagggagtcagagcagatgagaaatctgctacctcctagctctggaatggaccgaagtgcgcacaaaattgccttggcttccacaataaatacagaacaggaatttggaaactgAGTTGAAACGGTTCTGggtccaaggacagcggcagaagccacgccatcatcattcttggaaccgtcagtgaatatgcggtgataaaatggatactttgaacacatattactaaactcctgctggtatactaaagggttggtggaacatttcttcagggaggagagcgaggtatcaacctgaggctcaggacataaccacggtgtatcttcctggatgcgtatgggggtgatagtatccagcccaagtccagctgcttgcacatgttcctggatgcggacacccagtggaggaataatggatggcttctgagcatataagtcttcaaattccggatggaagacacaatcaaaggctgggttggatggattggctctaagcttggtgatatactgtaaggatagtttagttcttcgaagctccaggggaggctcgtttgcttcaacatacagactctccacaggagaggtacggaaagcacctaagcacaaccgtagggcctggtgatgtacagtattgagtttcttcaactgggagcttgacacacctccataaacactgcaggcatagtctagcttagaacgaatcagtgctcgatagagctgaagtagggtttcatgatcccctccccatcgagcactagagacaaccttcaaaatatcaagcgcctttaggcatctggctctaagataattaatgtgagatttaaatgtaaggtgcttatcgaagatcaccccgaggaattttgcctccggcacaaccttgatgggggatccatctaaaaataccttggggtcttcatgggggaagtacttccgacaaaagtgtacacagttagtcttcgacttggagaacgtaaatccgttctccagtgcccaggcatggattttgttaaggcaaatctgcagctgtctctcaatagtctgcatacctttgcctcgacaagagataccaagatcgtccacaaaaagagacgcattcatactaggagataaaactctggcaaggctattaatcttaatgctaaagagagtaactgataaaatgctgccttgaggaaccccctggtcttgttcaaagtagtcagatagggtagccccaacccgaacttggaagtgacgatggtctaagaatttacgaataaagtcaggaagccgacctctaagtccaaatccatgcatatctttcataatgccatatttccaagtagtgtcatatgccttttccagatcaaaaaagacagatacgacatggtcacgattaacgatactgTTCTTAATAAAGctttctagacgaacaaggtgatcaacagtactgcgattctttcgaaatccacattgaatgtcgcttatcaactcattagtctccaaaaaccaaaccaggcgatcgttaatcatcctctccatagtcctGCATACACatctggttaaggaaataggacgatagttatttggatcggtagaatcctttccgggctttgggatggggacaataatagcgttttgccatgaggcaggaaaattcccggaaatccaaatggtattaaaaattccaagaagcaccctcaaggaagattctggaaggtgtcgtaaaagctgatagtggatatcatctggccctggagttgagtcatgggccttgctaagggatgcggatagttcatgtagagaaaatgtagcattgtaggattcttcatttgaggatgtaaaatcaagaggacttgcctcggtccgttccttgttacgctggaactgaggcaagtaattatctgaagacgaatggtgcgcaaaagaagcgcccaacctattggctatgtcaagtttttctgtcaaagaattattcccgtctttaagatgattgacagtgacattggatcccttgcctttgatgcgttggatcatattccggacttttgacataggggtacgatgattaatcttagaaacataacgtttccaagagtcacgtttggactgtttgatagtcctacgagctttagctcgagtacgcctaacatcgtctaaattaccgggagatggtctacatcggtacacgcgctcagcacgtttcctgaaacgcctagctcgtttacagtcctccgtgaaccacggtttcttaatacgaggaaccgcacaagatttcgggatacatttggaggctacatcgattagctgatccgagaataactggataggatcaactgcatcaagaaaaaggtcgctagtaagtgtttcaccacacagaacagcaaagcggggccagtctgctttatcataatcaaagcgtggaagggaggaagataccggctccctaagggtaagtatggtggggaagtggtcgcttccgcacagatcatcatggacgctccagctgaattccgatcttagccctgcatcagccagagctaaatcaaggaccgaataaattccctttgcaggatgaaggtaagtatgtgtgccatcatttaagacgcatagagagttattagatataaaatcctccaatacagagcccttctggttacgtttagagtcaccccagagaacactatgggcattaaagtcccccaaaagaagacacggtttaggtaattggtcatataaattttgcagctcttgttggcgaggttacacctcaatcctctacagttccactgtaagatctttgtagtagccattattaatatttatttattctttttct encodes the following:
- the LOC135468022 gene encoding peroxisomal membrane protein PEX16-like is translated as MADAVGDAVEKLWQRYKQLVSENPETVGQLEAGCRVLSYFIAGRFQDSGVLSELVYSASNILVMLNDAILQKAALLVPKMSVSRMKLMRLITVVEYLEVFVEMAALRLWGNTGRWIIIACIQIIRSAIRFFLLVEHSVGIQPTPPLKPFNRDLLKKYSKEQNHQKMGPDGKSARNPSVIFKLKRSGRCVRTLSAAPPISLRDWNLKKDISAEQNIDKEKSETEFESSPLNRQRTWAEGIYILRPVVHLFAMLCCGQKSWTPWLLSCGLDVSSLCLMGDPSDLNTDEKSEIKKRTFLLLFYLLRSPFFDRFSQARILILLHVIATHVPGSGLIIKPLMEYLPAWQRIYFYVWGT